The sequence below is a genomic window from Palaeococcus ferrophilus DSM 13482.
TACGGCCACTACGATGGCAGCTTTTACCCGAGGGAGAAGCTCCATTCCGGAAACCTGGTCGTGGCACAGGCCGAGCACTACCTCGACCGGGAAAAGCGCCTTACTCTGGCGAAGCTCTTCGTGAGGGGAAGCGCCCTCAACATGGAGAAGAACCTGAAGCGCTGGAAGGTCGCCGATGGGTTTTCCGAACTCCTTGATGAACTCTTCGGAGAGCTTGAGAGCGCGGGGAAGATAACCGACGTCATGAACGTCGAGGCGAGGATAAGGCAGGAGTACTACACCCGCTGGGACAACGTCCTGCCTGAAGGCTTTAAGATCGTGAAAAGGACGAGAAGACCACCGGGAAACGAGATGAACGCCCTGATAAGCTTCCTCAACTCTCGCCTTTACGCCACAATCGTGAGCGAGCTCTATAACACCCAGCTGGTTCCAACGGTGAGCCACCTCCACGAGCCGGGCGAGAGGCGCTTCTCTTTAGCGCTCGATTTGAGTGAAATCTTCAAGCCAGTAATAGTAGA
It includes:
- the cas1b gene encoding type I-B CRISPR-associated endonuclease Cas1b, translated to MRKRSLTLFSDGNLFRRENTLYFENVQGRKPLAVEGIYDIYIYGHVNISSQALHFLAQKGITVHFFNHYGHYDGSFYPREKLHSGNLVVAQAEHYLDREKRLTLAKLFVRGSALNMEKNLKRWKVADGFSELLDELFGELESAGKITDVMNVEARIRQEYYTRWDNVLPEGFKIVKRTRRPPGNEMNALISFLNSRLYATIVSELYNTQLVPTVSHLHEPGERRFSLALDLSEIFKPVIVDRIATRLVKQGAIKREHFRGELNGVLLTKEGMRTVLEHYNRELGRSVRHPGLKKNVTKQRLIRLEAYKLMRHVLGINEYEPLVAWF